A section of the Nitrospiria bacterium genome encodes:
- a CDS encoding polysaccharide biosynthesis tyrosine autokinase has product MIQEPEVHLRDYLRVLYKRRWTVIAFFVILVSVVAVGTFTARPVYRSTVQILIERENPNVVSIQEVLAIDATATDYYQTQYEILKSETLARRVIGRLHLDGNPEFRSAAGASGDPADAEIGSRRLLNAFLARLTVSPIRNSRLVKVEYDAKDPRLAALVANTLADEYINYNMELKLKAAQQASDWLRKRVDEMQTKVQESEEAFEKFKESIPNQITAQVESKAGSSEAMKEMESRPEVVNNKFIQELRTEEIQLTAKQSELSKKYGPKHPQMIQIQSQLATLQDKLEREIKRLVGAVKIEESPQYLLLKREMDANRQLFEVLLKRLKETDLTENLPRSNIQVVDPAQATQIPIRPRKGMNLLLAVIVGLAMGAGLAFFFEYLDNTIKGPEDIERVIAAPLLGIVPSAGRKKAVHPIETILSAEPKSPHAEAYRTIRTGVLLSSAERPPKTVLVTSPGPVEGKTTTAVNLAIAMAQAGSPTLLIDADLRKPRIHQIFAQDRPKARREKADETWDGNAKGLGPVLVGGTTPEAAIRQTPIPLLSVLTSGPIPPNPAELLGSQRMRDLIGELGRKFDRIVIDSPPLVPVTDATLLATLCDGVVLVVKESRTTKRLAIEARRRLADAKARLLGVVLNDVDLKKDGYHYDSYSRYYGKDEKRVKD; this is encoded by the coding sequence ATGATCCAAGAACCCGAAGTCCATCTGCGCGATTACCTCCGCGTCCTCTACAAGCGGCGCTGGACCGTGATCGCCTTCTTCGTGATCCTGGTCAGCGTCGTGGCGGTGGGCACCTTCACGGCCCGTCCGGTCTACCGGTCCACCGTTCAGATCCTGATCGAACGGGAGAATCCCAACGTGGTCTCGATCCAGGAGGTGCTCGCGATCGACGCCACCGCGACCGACTACTACCAGACGCAGTACGAAATCCTGAAGAGCGAGACGCTCGCGCGGCGGGTGATCGGCCGGCTGCATCTGGACGGCAACCCGGAGTTCCGGAGCGCCGCCGGGGCCTCGGGAGATCCGGCGGATGCCGAGATCGGGAGCCGGCGGCTGTTGAACGCCTTCCTCGCCCGGCTGACGGTCAGCCCCATCCGGAACAGCCGGCTCGTCAAGGTCGAGTATGATGCAAAGGACCCCCGCCTCGCGGCCCTGGTCGCCAACACGCTGGCCGATGAGTACATCAATTACAACATGGAGCTCAAGCTCAAGGCGGCCCAGCAGGCCAGCGACTGGCTCCGCAAGCGCGTGGACGAGATGCAGACGAAGGTTCAGGAATCGGAGGAGGCCTTCGAGAAGTTCAAGGAAAGCATCCCGAACCAGATCACGGCCCAGGTCGAGTCCAAGGCCGGGTCTTCCGAGGCCATGAAGGAGATGGAGTCCCGTCCGGAGGTGGTCAACAACAAGTTTATCCAGGAGCTCCGGACGGAGGAGATCCAGCTGACCGCGAAGCAGTCGGAGCTGTCGAAAAAGTACGGCCCGAAGCATCCCCAGATGATCCAGATCCAGTCGCAGCTCGCGACGCTTCAGGACAAGCTGGAGCGCGAAATCAAACGGCTCGTGGGCGCGGTCAAGATCGAGGAGTCGCCGCAGTACCTCCTTTTGAAACGCGAGATGGACGCCAACCGCCAGCTCTTCGAGGTCCTGCTCAAGCGGCTGAAGGAGACGGACCTGACCGAGAATCTCCCCCGGAGCAACATCCAGGTGGTGGATCCGGCCCAGGCGACCCAGATCCCGATCCGGCCGAGAAAGGGCATGAACCTGCTGCTGGCCGTCATCGTCGGGCTGGCGATGGGGGCCGGGCTGGCCTTCTTTTTCGAGTACCTCGACAACACGATCAAGGGGCCCGAGGACATCGAGCGGGTGATCGCCGCGCCCCTTTTGGGGATCGTGCCGTCGGCCGGGCGGAAGAAAGCGGTCCATCCGATCGAGACGATCCTGTCCGCCGAGCCGAAGTCCCCCCACGCCGAGGCCTACCGGACGATCCGGACCGGCGTTCTGCTCTCCTCCGCCGAGCGGCCGCCGAAGACGGTGCTGGTCACCAGCCCCGGCCCGGTCGAGGGCAAGACCACGACCGCCGTGAACCTGGCGATCGCGATGGCCCAGGCCGGAAGCCCGACGCTCCTGATCGACGCCGATCTCCGCAAGCCGAGGATCCACCAGATTTTCGCCCAGGATCGTCCGAAGGCCCGCCGCGAGAAGGCCGACGAAACGTGGGACGGCAACGCCAAGGGCCTCGGTCCGGTCCTGGTGGGCGGGACCACGCCCGAGGCCGCGATCCGGCAGACCCCGATCCCGTTGTTGAGCGTGCTGACCTCCGGACCGATCCCGCCGAACCCGGCCGAGCTGCTGGGCTCGCAGCGGATGCGGGACCTGATCGGCGAGCTGGGCCGGAAGTTCGACCGGATCGTGATCGACTCCCCGCCGCTGGTCCCGGTGACGGACGCCACGCTGCTCGCGACCCTCTGCGACGGCGTGGTGCTGGTGGTGAAGGAGTCCCGCACCACGAAGCGGCTCGCGAT